In a genomic window of Cytobacillus sp. FSL H8-0458:
- a CDS encoding class I SAM-dependent DNA methyltransferase, with amino-acid sequence MSYGKFAYLYDRLMEDVPYDSWIKLVNEKHEEFNVPGKQLLDLACGTGQLSIRLSEQGYDVTGVDLSEDMLAVAQSKAEQKGLQIPFFLQNMAELEGFSEFDIIGIFCDSLNYLETESDVKKTFQRVHSHLRNDGLFIFDVHSIYKIMQIFMNQTFAENDEEISYIWHSFQGEYPNSVEHDLSFFVLDEKTGKYDRYDELHLQRTYPIDQYKSWLEECGFNLVDVSADFEAGPPGSKAERIIFIAKKRH; translated from the coding sequence ATGAGCTATGGAAAGTTCGCTTATCTGTATGACAGGCTGATGGAAGATGTTCCTTATGACAGCTGGATTAAATTGGTCAATGAAAAGCATGAGGAATTCAATGTTCCAGGCAAACAATTGCTGGATCTTGCGTGCGGCACAGGACAGCTTTCAATAAGGTTAAGTGAGCAGGGCTATGATGTAACCGGTGTGGATTTATCAGAGGATATGCTGGCTGTAGCCCAATCAAAGGCGGAACAGAAAGGTCTGCAAATTCCCTTTTTCCTGCAGAACATGGCAGAGCTTGAAGGGTTTAGTGAATTTGATATTATTGGCATCTTTTGTGATTCTCTGAATTACCTGGAGACAGAATCAGATGTGAAGAAGACCTTCCAGCGGGTCCATAGCCATTTAAGAAACGATGGTCTGTTTATTTTTGATGTTCACTCCATTTATAAAATTATGCAGATATTTATGAACCAGACATTTGCTGAAAATGACGAGGAAATTTCATATATCTGGCACAGCTTTCAGGGCGAATACCCCAATTCTGTAGAGCATGATCTTTCATTCTTTGTTCTTGACGAAAAAACAGGAAAGTATGACCGCTATGACGAACTTCATTTGCAGCGTACTTATCCTATTGATCAATATAAAAGCTGGCTTGAGGAATGCGGTTTTAACCTTGTTGATGTTTCAGCAGATTTTGAAGCAGGACCACCAGGCAGCAAGGCTGAACGAATCATTTTTATTGCAAAGAAAAGACACTAG
- the comER gene encoding late competence protein ComER, with the protein MKIGIIGTGNMGRILTEAFLDGGAVSPASMTITNRTVAKAMEIKETHQEITVVNNAREAAHRSSLIFICVKPHDVYNVVQNILPFLSEDKCVVSITSPISVKQLESIVPCSAARAIPSITNRALSGVSLLSFGEQCSEQWKGELNKLFESISTPVFIEEAITRVSSDIVSCGPAFFSYLTQRFINAAVAETEIDNETATKLAGEMLIGLGELLKKGFYTLPTLQEKVCVKGGITGEGIKILESELGSVFEHLFQATHSKFDEDLVEVKKQYSLH; encoded by the coding sequence TTGAAGATCGGAATCATTGGCACAGGTAATATGGGGAGAATTTTGACCGAGGCCTTCCTGGATGGAGGAGCCGTTTCCCCGGCCTCCATGACGATAACCAATCGGACAGTGGCAAAAGCCATGGAAATAAAAGAAACACATCAGGAAATTACCGTTGTAAATAATGCAAGAGAGGCCGCCCATCGTTCTTCGCTGATCTTTATTTGTGTAAAGCCTCATGATGTGTATAATGTCGTTCAAAATATTTTGCCGTTCCTGTCAGAAGATAAATGTGTAGTGTCCATAACCAGCCCTATTAGTGTAAAACAGCTTGAATCAATTGTGCCTTGTTCAGCAGCGAGGGCGATTCCAAGCATAACTAACCGGGCCTTATCAGGAGTTTCATTATTATCATTCGGTGAACAGTGCAGCGAACAATGGAAAGGGGAACTTAACAAGCTTTTTGAAAGCATCTCCACGCCTGTCTTTATAGAGGAAGCCATTACCAGGGTTTCTTCAGATATTGTCAGCTGCGGCCCTGCCTTTTTCAGCTACTTGACACAGCGCTTCATCAATGCGGCAGTTGCGGAAACGGAGATTGATAATGAAACAGCTACAAAGCTTGCAGGAGAAATGCTGATCGGGCTTGGGGAATTACTGAAAAAAGGTTTTTATACTTTGCCTACATTGCAGGAAAAGGTGTGTGTCAAAGGAGGAATTACAGGAGAGGGAATTAAAATTCTCGAAAGCGAGCTCGGCAGTGTATTTGAACACTTATTCCAGGCTACACACTCCAAGTTTGACGAAGATCTTGTCGAAGTAAAAAAACAGTATTCTCTCCATTAG
- a CDS encoding helix-hairpin-helix domain-containing protein: MPEWIKTYKFYFAGGAIALAAFLYHYLTPVQETEVFPEIEQSISLNEENGKETAGDMQAEQVPQAMKADIKGAVKNPGVYEAKEGERVIDLLEKAGGLTGKADSTKINFALKITDEMVIYVPEEGEIVEETQTGAGNVEAKGQQDSGKVNLNRADETELQTLPGIGPSKAAAIIEHRDTNGPFKDIEDLKLISGIGDKTFEKLKEHIRIN; encoded by the coding sequence GTGCCCGAATGGATAAAAACATATAAATTTTACTTTGCAGGAGGTGCGATTGCATTGGCTGCATTCCTCTATCACTATTTGACACCCGTTCAGGAGACTGAAGTATTTCCTGAGATTGAACAGTCAATTTCATTGAACGAAGAAAATGGTAAAGAAACAGCTGGTGATATGCAGGCTGAACAGGTGCCACAGGCAATGAAAGCAGATATTAAAGGTGCAGTAAAAAACCCGGGAGTGTACGAAGCAAAAGAGGGTGAAAGGGTAATAGACCTGCTGGAAAAAGCAGGCGGACTGACGGGAAAAGCGGATAGCACTAAAATTAATTTTGCTCTCAAAATTACAGATGAAATGGTGATATATGTTCCGGAAGAGGGTGAAATTGTTGAAGAGACCCAAACGGGAGCCGGAAATGTCGAGGCTAAAGGACAGCAGGATAGCGGAAAGGTAAATTTAAACAGGGCAGATGAAACAGAATTGCAGACATTGCCTGGGATTGGCCCCTCTAAGGCTGCAGCGATAATTGAACACCGGGATACAAATGGACCCTTTAAGGATATTGAGGATTTGAAATTAATATCAGGGATAGGGGATAAAACCTTTGAAAAACTCAAAGAGCATATTAGAATAAACTAA
- a CDS encoding ComE operon protein 2, with translation MDRISWNQYFMAQSHLLALRSTCTRLAVGATIVRDKRIIAGGYNGSITGGEHCVDEGCYVIDNHCVRTIHAEMNAILQCAKFGVPTSEAEIYVTHFPCLQCCKAIIQAGIKTVYYAQDYKNHPYGIELFEKAGVKTVQVAAEKVSFDDSMQEKREFIEDLIHELEKSGKNQDVMKSYKEKKDKLFQK, from the coding sequence ATGGACCGGATTTCCTGGAACCAATATTTTATGGCACAAAGCCATTTGCTTGCTTTGAGGAGCACATGTACAAGACTTGCGGTCGGGGCAACCATTGTAAGGGATAAGAGAATCATTGCAGGCGGCTATAATGGATCTATTACCGGCGGTGAACATTGTGTTGATGAAGGCTGCTATGTTATTGATAACCATTGTGTCAGGACCATTCATGCGGAAATGAATGCGATTTTACAGTGTGCAAAATTTGGGGTGCCGACAAGTGAAGCAGAAATATATGTAACTCATTTTCCGTGCCTTCAATGCTGCAAAGCGATTATACAGGCGGGAATTAAAACAGTTTACTACGCACAGGACTATAAAAATCACCCTTATGGAATTGAACTCTTTGAGAAGGCTGGAGTGAAAACTGTCCAGGTGGCAGCTGAAAAAGTATCCTTTGATGACAGCATGCAGGAAAAACGTGAGTTTATAGAAGATTTAATCCATGAGCTTGAAAAAAGCGGTAAAAATCAGGACGTAATGAAAAGCTATAAAGAAAAAAAGGACAAGCTTTTTCAAAAATAA
- a CDS encoding DNA internalization-related competence protein ComEC/Rec2, whose product MKGRWIYAAAASLLGNLTSLLHPAIAIIFSLLALFLLKRNILTKNNMTILILIYIVLIIRSELAADYNRTSLTGNEGEFEITLSESVKIDGDLLTVLIELTGKKEKLAASYKIKSEAEQKILSDHLRIGMTCRVNGTLQNPPTSTNPNSFSYKDYLNHNSIFWILELEQLNLSDCTCNKSRITLPILKMREMGTNHILEHFPEQTAPLAIALVFGDRNFVDEDTIASYQKIGIIHLLAISGLHVGMLAGMFFLAGIRAGITRENMTSILIMVLPVYAILTGAAPSVLRAVFMMLLVLLAKKLKAPIQLADVISIVFAGYLFISPFIIYNAGFQLSFAVALSLILSAPAIFKKFTHPFAALLAVSFICQMAAIPILLWHFYEVSIISIIANLVFVPLFSSIVLPVVLILFFIDLLTGGRADFLLHVFEKMIIFLNWIAEMLSAIPNSTLILGRPSVLMLIIYLLLIPAFFAGWERSKNKKAIIKNGVLPILAIVFHYLSNVFTPAGEITFIDVGQGDSILIKLPYGRGNYLIDAGGALMVETEDWKMRSDPYETGKDTVVPFLKSKGISKIDKFFLTHGDMDHIGGASAVLREMKVKSVVFPQGAKFSEAEKDLIVQAKNNKSEIVFTKAGDSWLIGDSVFQVLSPFGGEMGDGEEKNDGSIVLFAKVGGLNWLFTGDLEEHGEGQLIKSYPKLKADVLKIGHHGSKTSSTELFLAGVKPRIGVISAGRNNRYGHPHNDVMSRLNDYNVKVLRTDKQGAVTYFFKEDSGTFSVQLP is encoded by the coding sequence ATGAAAGGCAGATGGATCTACGCAGCTGCTGCCTCACTCCTGGGGAATTTGACATCATTACTTCATCCGGCAATTGCTATTATTTTTTCTCTTCTTGCCCTTTTCCTCTTGAAAAGAAATATCTTGACCAAAAACAACATGACTATCCTGATTTTGATTTACATTGTCTTAATCATAAGGAGTGAATTAGCGGCAGATTATAACAGGACAAGTCTTACAGGAAATGAGGGTGAATTTGAAATTACCCTGTCTGAATCAGTAAAGATAGATGGAGATCTTCTCACAGTCCTAATTGAATTGACCGGAAAAAAAGAAAAGCTGGCTGCCAGTTATAAGATCAAATCCGAAGCAGAACAAAAAATCCTTTCAGACCATCTGAGGATAGGAATGACATGCCGGGTTAATGGCACCTTACAGAATCCTCCAACTTCTACTAATCCTAATTCCTTCAGCTACAAGGATTACTTAAACCACAACAGTATCTTTTGGATCCTCGAATTGGAACAGTTAAACCTCTCTGATTGCACCTGCAATAAAAGCCGCATCACATTACCTATCTTAAAAATGAGGGAGATGGGCACTAATCATATTTTAGAGCATTTCCCTGAACAGACAGCTCCACTGGCAATTGCACTTGTTTTCGGCGATCGGAATTTTGTTGATGAGGATACTATTGCTTCTTATCAGAAAATCGGAATTATCCATTTGCTTGCAATATCCGGACTTCATGTAGGTATGCTTGCTGGAATGTTCTTTCTTGCCGGAATACGGGCCGGTATCACCAGAGAAAATATGACCAGCATCCTAATAATGGTTTTGCCGGTATATGCAATACTGACCGGAGCTGCACCGTCTGTACTGCGGGCTGTGTTTATGATGCTTCTGGTTTTACTGGCAAAGAAGCTGAAGGCCCCTATTCAATTAGCTGATGTTATTTCTATTGTGTTTGCAGGCTATCTTTTTATCTCCCCTTTTATTATATATAATGCCGGGTTTCAGCTGTCTTTTGCTGTTGCCTTATCGCTTATTCTCTCAGCTCCTGCCATCTTCAAAAAATTCACTCATCCCTTCGCTGCCCTCCTGGCTGTCTCCTTTATTTGCCAGATGGCAGCCATTCCGATCCTCCTTTGGCATTTTTATGAGGTATCGATCATTTCCATAATTGCCAATCTGGTCTTTGTGCCTTTGTTTTCTTCCATTGTACTTCCAGTGGTATTAATTCTATTCTTTATTGATTTATTAACAGGGGGAAGGGCAGATTTCTTACTTCATGTATTTGAAAAAATGATTATTTTTCTTAATTGGATTGCTGAAATGCTTTCGGCCATTCCTAATTCGACCCTTATACTTGGCAGGCCATCCGTTTTAATGCTGATCATATATCTTCTGCTGATTCCCGCATTCTTTGCCGGCTGGGAAAGGTCAAAAAACAAAAAAGCCATTATTAAGAACGGAGTGCTTCCCATCCTTGCAATAGTATTTCATTACTTGTCAAATGTGTTTACACCAGCTGGTGAAATTACATTTATTGATGTTGGGCAGGGTGACAGCATACTGATAAAGCTCCCGTATGGGAGAGGGAATTACTTAATAGATGCAGGGGGCGCGCTCATGGTTGAGACTGAGGACTGGAAGATGCGAAGTGATCCATATGAAACAGGAAAGGACACAGTAGTGCCTTTTCTGAAAAGCAAAGGGATCAGTAAAATAGATAAATTTTTTCTCACTCACGGGGATATGGACCACATTGGCGGCGCATCAGCTGTTCTGAGGGAAATGAAGGTAAAGTCTGTAGTGTTTCCACAGGGAGCTAAGTTCTCGGAGGCTGAAAAGGATTTAATTGTACAGGCTAAAAATAACAAAAGTGAAATTGTTTTTACTAAAGCCGGAGATAGCTGGCTTATAGGAGATTCCGTATTTCAAGTTTTGTCCCCGTTTGGCGGGGAGATGGGGGACGGTGAGGAGAAAAATGATGGATCTATTGTCCTTTTTGCCAAAGTGGGAGGGTTAAACTGGCTGTTTACCGGAGATTTGGAGGAACATGGGGAAGGTCAGCTCATAAAGTCTTATCCCAAGTTGAAAGCTGATGTCTTAAAAATTGGGCATCATGGAAGCAAAACCTCTTCAACAGAA